The following proteins come from a genomic window of Metarhizium brunneum chromosome 2, complete sequence:
- the INO80 gene encoding Chromatin-remodeling ATPase INO80: MDNSFRSTVLPRAQGDGKGEGDMDRHGRGHDRHQHHAAARDVMNAHAGSAAHRHLDSSSTTASAASFSLRSPTVPTGSAHAHARAHTSASANANASSASASASASMSASTFHAPPPFASPGRNTNASITTSASGHHHHHHSHGSAASPPLQSPPRLSPPLHHSSVAHHHAIGTGHRHHGHGSAPAAAGRVASSSPYMASSSSSPAGAAGPPPLPPPSTSSNPSTSSSRDHHHQHGAPPVSPRHPPASSASNYYPPPASSPDSHHQSLHHTRDKPASGRVYDPTTDTTKERRVSDSWHNAPQNSTPKTARDPHPYERTPADQHHSSSYYSNNNGHYTSPRSSYNRPRSPLSHSHPSLPVGSHSPPGRTAQLPSPSERHVPAATLNSTTNGSSTMSTIIKSEPRAVSPSKPVSASSTNTPGRSADPMSFSNILSSAEPAPKPAPEPRGPSPEPLEPEQDGDTEVEPERDVEREPEPTRARKAESVVRKKPGRRPTKGRASDIRDAEAPKGKRRSSMKRESPQPRSTSKRLANGQPKATKTWSSEMEKKISNSEIQIENDVPSLDPTEFDEQEYKQRAQKRRRIMIDFDADQGRLRRDEYTKSAAKKLLLHSELGKRRYDDVFYDQALHEVREQELFAEKERKKDMQRKRRREKSMAVTIELKEAALARANAAADENERQKHLRDAERASKKAQQTKLILQKGIKGPARNLELNLEGGTMSSFLASDADTPKKGRGKGGRLKKSKEQKKAEKDSAEAAQALLDAGKELPPKEESKVRIKIKGRSNKEKEKEKDTEKTKESKEPVKEKKDEVSELEKKFSSKGYNQIYEQIWRDMARKDVNKTFKMAVDSYATKGSNLKKTAILASKEAKRWQLRTNKGTKDLQARAKRVMRDMMGFWKRNEREERDLRKAAEKQEIENARREEADREAARQKRKLNFLISQTELYSHFIGKKIKTDEVERSTDNPDIAQPSNGIPQKKLDIAEPSGPVGDRVTDFENLDFDNEDETQLQAAAMANAQNAIAEAQKKARAFNNEGDLDMDEEGEMNFQNPTGLGEMEVEQPKLINAQLKEYQLKGLNWLVNLYEQGINGILADEMGLGKTVQSISVMAYLAEKHDIWGPFLVVAPASTLHNWQQEIAKFVPEFKILPYWGSAPDRKVLRKFWDRKHSTYRKDAAFHVCVTSYQLVVSDVAYFQKMRWQYMILDEAQAIKSSQSSRWKSLLGFHCRNRLLLTGTPIQNNMQELWALLHFIMPSLFDSHDEFSEWFSKDIESHAQSNTKLNEDQLKRLHMILKPFMLRRVKKHVQKELGDKIELDVFCNLTYRQRAYYTNLRNQINIMDLVEKATLGDDQDSGTLMNLVMQFRKVCNHPDLFERAEVTAPYSFGYFAETASFVREGSTVVAGYSTRSLVNFELPSLVWTEGGRLNKASRDNAKAGWRNKALNHMMNIWSPDHVRENAQESKAFSWLRFADVSAGDVYRATHDCLFTRAVNELQKSDRIGQMSIIYDEEGEDKTFTPAHALFNICARENRRPLAEITTEGILDNLMNVARGSYNDSGLSRLEIAGRSRASAPPVEVSCNSMSAVRERQDMMFNPAIRRALYGPTFAEEKSLVEQKVPLELYPSRSLLPKPDSERKRFTEFVVPSMRKFVTDSGKLAKLDELLFKLKNEGHRVLLYFQMTRMIDMMEEYLTYRNYKYCRLDGSTKLEDRRDTVHDFQTRPEIFIFLLSTRAGGLGINLTSADTVIFYDSDWNPTIDSQAMDRAHRLGQTKQVTVYRLITRGTIEERIRKRALQKEEVQRVVIQGGGASVDFSGRRAPENRNRDIAMWLADDEQAEMIERREKELLESGEYDKQKKRGGKRKKAEAPASLDDMYHEGEGHFDDGSRAGASGTATPAESDTKGKRGRGKAAGKRAKTAKQRLAIADGMVDA, from the exons ATGGACAACAGCTTCCGGTCGACGGTGCTGCCGCGGGCGCaaggcgacggcaaaggcgagGGCGACATGGACAGACACGGCCGCGGCCACGACAGACACCAGCACCACGCTGCGGCGCGCGACGTGATGAATGCGCATGCAGGGAGCGCAGCGCATCGGCACCTGGATTCATCCTCCACAACCGCCAGTGCAGCCAGCTTCAGCCTGCGCTCACCAACCGTCCCAACTGGCTCCGCCCACGCTCACGCCCGCGCCCacaccagcgccagcgccaacgccaatgccagctcggcctctgcctctgcctctgcctccatgtctgcctcAACTTTCCATGCTCCTCCTCCCTTTGCATCTCCCGGCCGCAACACCAACGccagcatcaccacctcggccagcggccatcatcaccaccaccacagccACGGCTCTGCTGCCAGCCCGCCCCTCCAATCGCCTCCGAGGctgtcgccgccgctgcacCACAGCTCCGTCGCTCACCACCACGCCATCGGCACCGGACATCgtcaccacggccacggctcTGCACCCGCGGCTGCCGGCCGTGTAGCATCGTCGTCCCCCTACATggcgtcctcatcctcatcgccagCCGGTGCTGCTGGTCCCCCGCCGCTGCCTCCCCCCTCGACGTCCTCGAACCCGTCCACGTCGAGTAGCCGCgatcatcaccaccagcacgGGGCACCTCCAGTGTCGCCTCGACACCCCCCGGCGTCATCGGCGTCCAATTACTACCCGCCGCCTGCCTCATCGCCCGACTCTCATCATCAATCCCTTCATCACACTCGCGACAAGCCGGCATCAGGCCGAGTCTACGACCCCACGACCGACACCACCAAGGAGCGCAGGGTATCCGACTCCTGGCACAACGCGCCCCAGAACTCCACGCCAAAG ACTGCTCGCGACCCTCACCCCTACGAGCGGACACCTGCCGACCAACATCACTCATCCTCATACTacagcaacaacaacggTCATTACACGTCGCCTAGATCGTCATACAACAGGCCGCGAAGCCCGCTATCTCACTCTCACCCGAGCTTGCCAGTTGGCTCTCACAGTCCGCCGGGCCGCACAGCCCAACTCCCCTCGCCTTCAGAAAGACATGTACCTGCAGCCACTTTGAACTCGACCACCAACGGCTCCTCCACCATGTCAACCATCATCAAATCAGAGCCCCGCGCGGTCTCACCTTCAAAACCCGTGTCTGCATCATCGACAAAT ACTCCTGGTCGATCGGCTGATCCCATGTCCTTTTCCAACATCCTGTCTAGTGCTGAGCCTGCACCAAAGCCCGCACCCGAGCCGCGTGGCCCCAGTCCAGAGCCCCTTGAGCCGGAGCAAGACGGTGACACTGAAGTCGAGCCGGAAAGGGATGTCGAACGCGAACCCGAACCGACTCGGGCCAGAAAAGCAGAGTCAGTAGTGAGGAAGAAGCCTGGCCGACGACCAACAAAAGGCCGAGCATCGGACATACGGGACGCGGAAGCCCCCAAGGGTAAACGTCGTTCTTCAATGAAGAGGGAGTCGCCTCAGCCTCGATCAACCTCGAAGCGCCTAGCAAATGGCCAGCCAAAAGCTACCAAGACGTGGTCCAGTGAAATGGAGAAGAAAATTTCAAACTCGGAAATTCAGATTGAGAATGACGTACCGAGCCTCGACCCGACCGAATTCGACGAGCAGGAATACAAGCAACGTGCCCAAAAGCGCAGACGCATCATGATTGATTTTGACGCTGATCAGGGACGTCTTCGACGTGATGAATACACCAAGAGCGCGGCTAAAAAATTGCTTCTCCACTCAGAACTCGGCAAGCGACGATACGACGACGTCTTTTACGACCAGGCGCTTCATGAGGTTCGCGAGCAGGAGCTCTTTGCTGAGAAGGAGCGCAAAAAGGACATGCAGCGGAAGCGACGTCGCGAGAAGTCCATGGCTGTCACTATTGAACTCAAAGAAGCTGCCTTGGCCAGAGCGAACGCTGCTGCAGATGAAAACGAGCGCCAGAAGCACTTGCGCGATGCTGAGCGTGCGAGCAAAAAGGCACAGCAGACCAAACTTATCTTGCAAAAGGGCATCAAAGGACCAGCGCGTAATCTGGAGCTCAACTTGGAGGGTGGTACCATGTCTAGTTTCTTAGCCTCAGATGCTGACACTCCCAAGAAGGGCAGAGGCAAAGGAGGGCGTCTTAAGAAATCcaaggagcagaagaaggccgagAAGGACTCCGCCGAGGCAGCCCAAGCCTTACTCGATGCGGGCAAGGAACTTCCCCCCAAGGAGGAGAGCAAGGTCCGAATCAAGATCAAGGGCCGATCCaacaaagaaaaggagaaggagaaggataCTGAGAAGACAAAGGAGAGCAAGGAGCCTGTcaaggagaaaaaggacGAGGTGTCTGAACTGGAGAAGAAGTTTAGCTCCAAGGGCTACAATCAGATTTATGAGCAGATCTGGCGCGACATGGCTCGGAAGGATGTTAACAAGACTTTCAAGATGGCTGTTGACTCCTACGCGACAAAGGGCTCCAACCTCAAAAAGACGGCTATTCTGGCATCAAAGGAAGCCAAGCGATGGCAGCTACGGACCAACAAGGGCACCAAGGATCTGCAGGCACGTGCTAAGCGAGTTATGCGTGATATGATGGGCTTCTGGAAACGTAATGAACGTGAAGAGCGTGACTTGCgcaaggctgccgagaagCAGGAGATTGAAAATGCCAGACGAGAGGAAGCAGACCGCGAAGCCGCTCGCCAGAAGAGAAAGCTCAACTTCCTCATCTCACAGACCGAGCTGTACTCCCACTTTATCGGAAAGAAGATCAAGACCGATGAAGTAGAGCGAAGCACGGATAACCCTGACATTGCTCAGCCCAGCAACGGAATACCCCAAAAGAAGCTTGACATTGCGGAGCCATCTGGCCCCGTCGGAGACAGAGTTACCGATTTTGAGAACCTCGACTTTGACAATGAAGACGAGACCCAGTTGCAGGCCGCTGCGATGGCGAATGCTCAGAATGCTATCGCAGAGGCACAAAAGAAAGCGCGCGCCTTCAACAATGAGGGTGACCTGGATATggatgaagaaggcgagaTGAACTTCCAGAATCCCACAGGTCTTGGAGAAATGGAAGTCGAGCAGCCCAAGCTCATCAACGCGCAGCTCAAGGAGTATCAGCTCAAGGGCCTCAACTGGCTGGTCAACCTGTACGAACAGGGCATCAATGGTATCCTGGCCGACGAAATGGGCCTCGGAAAGACAGTGCAGTCCATCTCTGTCATGGCTTACTTGGCCGAGAAACACGACATCTGGGGACCCTTCCTGGTTGTTGCACCCGCCTCGACGTTGCACAACTGGCAACAGGAAATTGCCAAGTTTGTTCCCGAGTTCAAGATTCTCCCCTACTGGGGCAGTGCACCGGACCGGAAGGTCCTGCGTAAATTCTGGGACAGGAAGCACTCGACATATCGCAAGGACGCTGCTTTCCACGTCTGTGTGACATCTTACCAGCTAGTTGTCTCTGATGTGGCATATTTCCAAAAGATGCGGTGGCAGTACATGATTCTAGACGAGGCCCAAGCTATCAAGAGCTCCCAGAGTTCTCGATGGAAGTCTCTGTTGGGCTTTCACTGCCGCAACAGACTCCTACTTACCGGTACGCCTATTCAGAACAACATGCAGGAATTATGGGCGCTCCTCCACTTCATTATGCCGTCCCTTTTCGACTCCCACGACGAATTCAGCGAATGGTTCTCCAAGGATATCGAGTCTCATGCACAGAGTAACACAAAGCTCAACGAAGACCAGCTTAAGCGTCTCCACATGATTCTGAAGCCCTTTATGCTCCGTCGTGTCAAGAAACACGTACAAAAGGAGCTTGGTGATAAGATTGAACTGGATGTGTTTTGCAACCTCACATACAGACAGCGAGCTTACTACACCAATCTTCGGAACCAGATCAACATCATGGACCTCGTTGAAAAGGCCACCCTGGGAGACGACCAGGATTCGGGCACCTTGATGAACTTGGTCATGCAGTTCCGAAAAGTCTGCAATCATCCAGATCTGTTTGAACGCGCCGAGGTTACTGCTCCATACTCCTTTGGCTACTTTGCGGAAACGGCCTCGTTTGTGCGTGAAGGAAGTACCGTTGTTGCAGGCTACTCTACCCGTAGTCTGGTCAATTTTGAGCTCCCGTCGTTAGTCTGGACGGAGGGCGGTCGTCTCAACAAGGCCTCGAGGGATAATGCCAAGGCTGGATGGCGCAACAAGGCTCTGAACCACATGATGAATATTTGGTCCCCTGACCATGTGCGCGAGAACGCGCAAGAGTCAAAGGCGTTCTCTTGGCTTCGTTTTGCAGACGTCTCTGCTGGGGACGTTTACAGGGCTACGCATGACTGCCTCTTTACTCGGGCAGTCAATGAGCTGCAAAAGAGCGATAGAATTGGCCAAATGTCAATCATCTATGACGAGGAAGGAGAGGACAAGACATTCACTCCTGCGCACGCATTGTTCAACATTTGCGCCAGAGAAAATCGCCGCCCTCTTGCTGAGATTACTACCGAAGGCATCCTCGACAATCTTATGAATGTTGCTCGCGGCAGTTACAACGACTCTGGTCTGAGCAGACTGGAGATTGCTGGTCGATCTCGTGCTTCGGCCCCCCCAGTGGAGGTTTCATGCAACAGCATGAGCGCGGTCAGAGAACGCCAGGATATGATGTTCAACCCCGCCATTCGTAGGGCTCTCTACGGTCCTACTTTCGCGGAGGAGAAGTCACTTGTTGAACAAAAGGTGCCTCTCGAGCTATACCCTTCGCGTAGCCTCCTCCCCAAGCCCGACAGCGAGAGGAAGCGCTTCACCGAATTCGTGGTCCCCTCTATGCGCAAATTTGTTACCGACAGTGGCAAGCTTGCTAAGCTGGATGAGTTGCTGTTCAAACTCAAGAATGAAGGTCACCGAGTCCTGCTGTACTTTCAGATGACTCGCATGATTGATATGATGGAGGAGTATCTCACCTACCGCAACTACAAGTATTGCCGTCTCGACGGCTCTACCAAACTGGAGGATCGACGTGACACTGTTCATGACTTCCAGACCCGACCCGaaatcttcatcttcttgctGTCTACACGTGCGGGTGGTTTGGGAATCAATCTTACCTCTGCCGATACTGTCATCTTTTACGACTCGGATTGGAACCCTACAATTGACTCGCAAGCCATGGACCGTGCCCACAGACTGGGTCAGACGAAGCAAGTTACTGTTTATCGCCTCATTACCCGCGGTACTATTGAAGAGAGAATCCGTAAGAGAGCTCTTCAAAAGGAGGAAGTTCAACGTGTCGTTATCCAGGGAGGTGGTGCCAGCGTTGACTTCTCTGGTCGTCGTGCACCTGAGAACCGCAACCGCGATATTGCCATGTGGCTGGCCGATGACGAGCAGGCTGAAATGATTGAACGTCGTGAGAAGGAGCTCTTGGAGTCCGGAGAGTATGACAaacagaagaagagaggCGGAAAGCGCAAGAAAGCGGAAGCTCCCGCCAGCTTGGATGACATGTATCATGAAG GCGAGGGACATTTTGACGACGGAAGCAGAGCTGGAGCCTCTGGCACAGCAACCCCTGCCGAAAGCGATACGAAGGGCAAGAGAGGACGTGGGAAGGCGGCTGGGAAAcgagccaagacggccaaacAACGCCTAGCAATCGCAGACGGCATGGTTGATGCATAA
- the trk1 gene encoding Potassium transport protein 1: MGLLSIPFLYLYGNISAIDAYFMGSSASTESGLNVANLNELKLYQQLYLYFATVFTQMGFVNILVVVVRLYWFNKHLNSFGPALLHARRRGGTDSQEDSRLEYGEPKASPPDTSGVAETRASGKGSEKDGVQLAADNNDAIRGPYQDLESEARVSCSSFVEEAIDASAPHISFDSSADKLRHPRSDSVLYVPGPRDRDLGHPLVELTGPRLKSKEELTRYGEDDNGQHRLQTLGPLRESRSIDRAAALASSLFVIGSEPTPSSISRELTRRRRASDDMPYLSTGASIGRNSRFYNLTRQDRNELGGIEYRSLKLLLKVVVAYYFGVHLIGAIGLVGWILHADSKYVAHLDEFAQDKIWWAFYTSQTAICNLGFTLTPDSMVFFQDSPWVMFWLSLLTFAGNTLYPVFLRSILWTMSKITPRGSSIQEPLQFLLTHPRRCYALLFPGGTTWALFGIIIGLNFLGTLILLVLDLHNPEFTHLTPGQRVAAAFFQSAAARHTGAASFTLSNLSPGAQFTLLVMMYISAFPIAMSIRSSNIYEEKSLGYYAQDPTYNEDRGASYLFQHMQKQLGFDLWYIFLGLFYLSVSEATKLADPNQPAFSFFAIFFEVVSAYGGVGLTLGYPDITSALSTKFTTFGKVVMCAMMLRGRHRGMPYGLDRAIMLPDERLVERSA; this comes from the exons ATGGGACTGTTGTCCATACCATTCCTGTACTTGTACGGGAACATATCTGCCATCGATGCCTACTTTATGGGCTCAAGTGCATCGACTGAGTCTGGGCTCAACGT TGCCAATCTGAATGAGCTGAAGCTATATCAACAATTATACCTGTACTTTGCGACTGTATTCACACAGATGGGTTTTGTGAACATCTTGGTGGTCGTCGTGCGACTCTACTGGTTCAACAAACACCTTAACAGCTTTG GCCCTGCTCTCCTTCATGCCCGTAGAAGAGGAGGCACAGACTCTCAGGAGGACTCTCGCTTGGAATACGGAGAACCCAAGGCATCTCCACCAGATACATCTGGGGTAGCAGAAACCAGAGCCTCTGGCAAAGGAAGTGAAAAGGATGGTGTTCAACTGGCTGCCGACAACAACGATGCTATCAGGGGGCCCTATCAGGACTTGGAGAGTGAGGCCAGAGTATCTTGCTCTTCGTTTGTGGAAGAGGCGATCGATGCAAGTGCACCGCACATCTCTTTCGACTCGTCAGCGGACAAACTCAGGCATCCCAGAAGCGATTCCGTATTATACGTCCCTGGTCCACGAGACAGAGATCTCG GACACCCTTTGGTGGAGCTGACTGGTCCGAGACTGAAAAGCAAAGAAG AACTCACAAGGTatggagaagacgacaaCGGGCAACATCGCCTTCAGACCCTGGGCCCCCTTCGCGAATCAAGATCTATAGATCGGGCAGCCGCTCTCGCATCGTCCCTGTTTGTTATTGGCAGCGAGCCGACGCCTTCTTCAATCTCTAGAGAGCTCACCAGGCGTCGTCGAGCATCCGACGACATGCCATACTTGTCCACTGGCGCAAGCATTGGACGGAACTCGCGATTTTATAACTTGACCAGGCAAGATCGCAACGAGCTGGGGGGTATCGAGTACAGGAGTCTTAAACTTTTGCTCAAGGTAGTTGTCG CCTATTATTTCGGCGTCCATCTAATTGGAGCCATCGGCCTGGTGGGCTGGATTTTGCATGCCGACTCCAAGTATGTCGCGCACCTTGACGAATTCGCCCAGGACAAAATATGGTG GGCTTTTTACACGTCTCAAACTGCCATTTGCAATCTCGGATTTACCCTCACGCCCGATTCAATGGTCTTTTTTCAAGACTCACCATGGGTAATGTTCTGGCTCAGTCTTCTCACGTTTGCCGGCAACACGCTGTACCCGGTCTTCCTACGATCCATCTTATGGACCATGTCCAAGATTACGCCTCGAGGCTCCTCGATCCAGGAACCTCTTCAGTTCTTGCTCACTCACCCTCGCCGTTGCTACGCGCTCCTGTTTCCCGGTGGAACCACATGGGCCTTGTTCGGCATCATTATCGGCCTCAACTTCCTCGGCACTCTTATCCTCCTCGTGCTGGATCTGCATAACCCGGAATTCACACACTTGACGCCAGGCCAACGAGTGGCAGCGGCCTTCTTCCAATCCGCCGCGGCGCGACACACCGGTGCAGCTTCATTTACTCTGTCGAATCTAAGTCCCGGTGCGCAATTCACTCTCTTGGTCATGATGTATATTTCCGCATTCCCCATCGCCATGAGCATTCGGTCCTCCAACATATACGAAGAGAAGTCGCTTGGGTATTATGCGCAGGACCCGACGTACAACGAAGACAGAGGGGCGTCGTATTTATTCCAACATATGCAGAAGCAGCTCGGTTTTGATCTGTGGTACATCTTTTTGGGGTTGTTTTACTTGAGTGTTTCCGAGGCGACTAAACTTGCGGATCCCAATCAGCCG GCTTTTTCATTCTTTGCCATATTCTTTGAGGTGGTTTCGGCGTA CGGTGGTGTTGGCTTAACCTTGGGCTACCCAGACATTACTTCGGCCTTGTCGACAAAGTTTACTACGTTTGGAAAGGTCGTCATGTGTGCCATGATGCTTCGTGGCCGACATCGGGGGATGCCGTACGGTTTGGACAGGGCCATCATGCTTCCTGACGAGCGGCTTGTGGAGCGTTCCGCGTAA
- the pld_0 gene encoding Phospholipase D produces the protein MVVISKFTGCWALWALASLGRLTPVAGYPSQDAASVSVSNTTNLTRGGYVPDIVPKPFYAIANRVLTKQGAFDALQMGANGLYIPVWGWIHTGWWADYDGRGRSAGDKIENLFKEIVKFRIEGRNICLVWLDLRSPDWCTPHYPRCIFDRLVGFSRNILQSQGIYVLYGFHLESVNGSAYASLQDDLNDMEAISIEGELAEVNASFWKYGPSAPDSRVMSYGYFNLATPRFGHCNEERFYVCSELKRGAKSRDDVGKTYAWTVSGDQSVYVDRLMDAGVDGLVFGFRTIDFDEHDAPFFAFRNIIDWIDSHPYRYLANIYDKPWDRRLNNESDNK, from the coding sequence ATGGTCGTCATATCCAAGTTCACGGGCTGCTGGGCCCTCTGGGCTCTGGCTTCGCTCGGTCGGCTCACTCCTGTCGCCGGCTATCCATCGCAAGATGCCGCCAGTGTTTCCGTGTCCAATACAACCAACCTCACACGCGGGGGTTACGTCCCCGACATAGTCCCAAAGCCATTCTacgccattgccaacagAGTACTCACCAAGCAAGGTGCCTTCGATGCTCTGCAAATGGGGGCCAACGGCCTGTACATCCCCGTCTGGGGATGGATACACACCGGATGGTGGGCCGACTATGATGGCAGAGGCCGCTCCGCAGGGGATAAAATCGAGAATCTATTCAAAGAGATTGTCAAGTTTCGCATCGAGGGCAGAAACATCTGCCTCGTCTGGCTGGACCTTCGGAGCCCGGATTGGTGCACGCCGCACTACCCTCGCTGCATATTCGACAGGCTGGTCGGTTTCTCTCGCAATATTCTTCAGAGCCAGGGCATCTACGTTCTCTACGGGTTCCACCTCGAGAGCGTCAATGGGAGTGCCTATGCGTCCCTCCAGGACGACCTCAacgacatggaggccatCTCTATCGAGGGTGAGCTGGCAGAGGTAAATGCTTCCTTTTGGAAATACGGGCCCTCGGCACCCGACAGTCGGGTCATGTCGTACGGATATTTCAACTTGGCGACGCCGCGCTTCGGCCACTGCAACGAGGAGAGGTTCTATGTTTGCTCGGAGCTCAAACGGGGCGCCAAGAGCAGGGACGATGTTGGCAAAACGTACGCCTGGACCGTGTCGGGTGATCAGTCCGTGTACGTCGACAGGCTGATGGATGCTGGTGTCGATGGCCTTGTTTTCGGCTTCAGAACcatcgactttgacgagCACGATGCGCCGTTTTTCGCCTTTAGGAATATCATTGACTGGATCGACAGTCATCCGTACCGGTATTTGGCCAACATTTACGATAAGCCGTGGGATCGACGTCTGAACAATGAGTCGgataataagtaa
- the YTP1 gene encoding Protein YTP1, with protein MGDPLARGTLLSFFLLITTLGKMADGHDHGDSHIPEGQTVSLEPLDTTLWIHIFINMFAYGVIFPIGMVLGITKSRWHVPTQVVGSALALLGFFLGHAHSGREFVSHNIHSVFANILQLLLIGQVVLGLYLKGHWEKGVNGKIRKLIRPCHSIIGKAMPLLSWAQMIFGGITALGFCQGEHVGQCAAHFIMGGAFIAYGVILTIILLVGQIWIQRTGRSQEFFDSAVIAAWGCVNTFTEHRWGTAWVKNDWQHTTMGIIWWCAGLAGMWLSRDRDGNPKRNFIPGFVILVTGWAMSAHPQELMVSAMTHSTFGKTLMAAGLSRIIEIAFVLKDKQSLSESGRSWNSFQYIPVFLLYAAGFLFMGATEEQMNLVAQSSMDGVSYILIMYSLAFLVFLFTNMLVHLYDRLANPDINTKDFPNGHSRASGHAAEEGQLRDAEQFELDGLMSDDEGGEGQAMLRESLDRPSIDTPSTLGKNNHGRV; from the exons ATGGGCGACCCTTTGGCGAGAGGGACActcttgtccttcttcctcctcataACGACTTTGGGGAAAATGGCCGACGGACACGATCATGGCGACAGCCATATTCCCGAGGGACAGACTGTCTCCTTGGAACCGCTG GATACGACATTATGGATTCACATCTTTATCAACATGTTTGCCTACGGTGTCATCTTCCCTATCGGGATGGTGCTGGGA ATCACCAAGTCTCGATGGCACGTTCCTACACAAGTTGTCGGTTCAGCTCTCGCCCTTCTAGGTTTCTTCTTGGGCCATGCCCACAGCGGCCGAGAATTCGTCAGCCACAATATTCATTCCGTCTTTGCCAACATCCTGCAGCTCCTCTTGATCGGCCAGGTTGTTCTTGGTCTCTACTTGAAAGGTCACTGGGAGAAGGGCGTGAATGGCAAGATCAGAAAGCTGATCCGACCATGCCATTCAATTATCGGAAAGGCGATGCCTCTGTTGTCGTGGGCACAGATGATTTTTGGCGGAATCACGGCTCTCGGGTTCTGCCAGGGCGAGCATGTTGGCCAGTGTGCCGCCCACTTTATCATGGGAGGCGCTTTTATCGCGTATGGTGTCATTTTGACCATTATACTTCTCGTTGGCCAGATCTGGATCCAGCGGACCGGACGATCGCAGGAATTCTTTGACAGCGCCGTCATTGCAGCCTGGGGCTGCGTCAACACCTTCACCGAACACCGCTGGGGGACCGCTTGGGTCAAGAACGACTGGCAGCACACAACCATGGGCATCATCTGGTGGTGCGCCGGCCTGGCGGGTATGTGGCTCAGCAGGGATCGAGATGGCAATCCAAAGCGCAACTTCATCCCCGGCTTCGTCATCCTGGTGACTGGCTGGGCCATGTCGGCACACCCTCAAGAGCTGATGGTTAGTGCCATGACACACAGCACATTCGGGAAAACCTTGATGGCCGCAGGACTCTCCCGAATTATCGAGATTGCTTTTGTTTTGAAGGATAAGCAGTCTCTGTCAGAGAGCGGACGCTCTTGGAACAGCTTCCAATACATTCCTGTCTTT CTTTTGTACGCCGCCGGCTTCCTTTTTATGGGTGCGACCGAGGAGCAGATGAACCTCGTTGCTCAATCCAGCATGGACGGCGTCTCATATATCCTCATCATGTACTCGCTGGCCTTTCTCGTCTTCTTGTTCACCAACATGCTTGTCCACCTTTACGACCGCCTCGCCAACCCtgacatcaacaccaaggacTTTCCCAACGGCCACTCCCGTGCCAGTGGGCAtgcggccgaggagggcCAGCTCCGGGATGCTGAACAATTTGAACTAGACGGCCTCATGAGCGATGACGAGGGTGGTGAGGGTCAGGCTATGCTGAGAGAAAGCTTGGACCGTCCAAGCATAGACACCCCGAGCACTCTTGGCAAGAACAATCACGGACGGGTGTAG